In one window of Polaromonas naphthalenivorans CJ2 DNA:
- a CDS encoding thioesterase family protein: MTKIPTHPAAPAPEFEAEFITGLKAIFEEKIVFNQLLGLKITSLKADRVIARIDMRRELIGHPAYNRIHGGVISAGLDAMGGLAVMAAIGARHMDETPAQRLQRFHKLGTIDLRVDYLRPGISDHFELRAEVLRLGSRVASTRMEFLGADGKLFSTAAAAYIVS, translated from the coding sequence ATGACCAAAATACCGACCCATCCCGCAGCGCCCGCGCCAGAATTTGAAGCAGAGTTCATCACCGGACTCAAGGCCATCTTCGAAGAAAAAATCGTCTTCAACCAGCTGCTTGGCCTGAAGATCACGTCGCTCAAGGCCGACCGGGTCATCGCGCGCATCGACATGCGCCGCGAACTCATCGGCCATCCGGCCTACAACCGCATTCATGGCGGCGTCATCAGCGCCGGGCTGGACGCGATGGGCGGGCTGGCGGTGATGGCGGCCATCGGTGCGCGGCACATGGACGAAACCCCGGCGCAGCGCCTGCAGCGCTTTCACAAGCTCGGCACGATTGACCTGCGCGTGGACTACCTGCGCCCCGGCATCAGCGACCACTTCGAGCTGCGCGCCGAGGTGTTGCGGCTCGGCTCGCGCGTGGCGAGCACGCGCATGGAGTTTCTGGGCGCCGACGGCAAGCTGTTTTCGACGGCGGCGGCCGCCTACATCGTTTCCTGA
- a CDS encoding phasin family protein yields the protein MNYSNDQLIATQKSSVEALAGLSEKAFASFEKLVELNMAASKALLGESISHLQALSEIKDPKELLSLQSELVKPMAEKAASYSRHLYEILSGASAEFTKTLESTSAESQKTVTELLETSLKNAPAGSEAAVAVIKSAITAGNTAVETAQKSAKQAAQLVESNITALSSAATKAE from the coding sequence ATGAACTACTCCAACGACCAACTCATCGCGACGCAAAAATCCAGCGTGGAAGCCCTTGCCGGCTTGTCGGAAAAAGCGTTTGCCAGCTTTGAAAAGCTGGTTGAACTGAACATGGCCGCTTCCAAGGCGCTGCTTGGCGAGTCCATCAGCCACCTGCAAGCCCTGAGCGAGATCAAGGATCCCAAAGAGCTGCTGTCCCTGCAATCGGAGCTGGTCAAGCCAATGGCTGAAAAGGCTGCTTCGTACAGCCGTCACCTGTATGAAATCCTGTCCGGCGCCAGTGCCGAGTTCACCAAGACGCTCGAATCCACCAGCGCCGAATCGCAAAAAACCGTGACGGAACTGCTCGAAACGTCGCTGAAGAATGCGCCTGCCGGTTCCGAAGCGGCCGTCGCTGTCATCAAGTCGGCCATTACCGCCGGCAACACCGCCGTCGAAACCGCCCAGAAAAGCGCCAAGCAGGCCGCGCAACTGGTCGAGTCCAACATCACCGCGCTGTCTTCTGCTGCCACGAAAGCCGAGTAA
- a CDS encoding phospholipase D-like domain-containing protein, which produces MLLEFLTSRRLTLLHGLLAMAGLAVYVIASHARHQRRHPSAAIAWVVSLALMPYLALPLYILFGSRKVVRGAPARSTPALCLSANPSSALAPRFQHLAAAMGLPHAVSCRQLAVHQDGREALDALRSVIQGAGSTLDVCTFLLGRDTLGREVIDLLVRQSRAGVTVRLLIDGIGVYLGGRPDLKPLSAAGVRVALFVSPFRSPLPGRTNLRNHRKMVIADGQRMWSGGRNLAAEYFVGDLACTPQKMPWIDLSFDLQGDLARQAQQRFDLDWAFATQARRPAPPLAEFAPPAEADGAQLVASGPDQAEDTLYSLLISSCFTARSRILVVTPYFVPDATLLMALTLAARRGVAVDLVLPRQSNHRLADMARPAALRDMSAAGAHVWLAEAMIHAKAVVIDGELALAGSANLDERSLFLNYELMIAFFKPADVQRFARWIEQQRAAATPYQAHAPRALQEFGEGLIRWLAFQL; this is translated from the coding sequence ATGCTGCTTGAATTCCTGACCAGCCGCCGGCTCACGCTGCTGCACGGTCTGCTGGCCATGGCGGGGCTGGCGGTGTATGTCATCGCGTCCCACGCCCGGCACCAGCGCAGGCATCCTTCGGCGGCCATCGCCTGGGTGGTGTCGCTGGCGCTCATGCCTTACCTGGCGCTGCCGCTGTACATCCTGTTCGGCAGCCGCAAGGTGGTGCGTGGCGCACCGGCGCGAAGCACGCCCGCCTTGTGCCTGAGCGCCAACCCGTCCAGCGCGCTGGCGCCGCGCTTCCAGCATCTTGCCGCGGCCATGGGCCTGCCGCACGCGGTGTCCTGCCGGCAGCTGGCGGTGCACCAGGACGGGCGGGAAGCCCTGGATGCGCTGCGCTCGGTGATTCAGGGCGCCGGCTCCACGCTCGACGTCTGCACCTTTCTTCTGGGCCGCGACACGCTGGGCCGTGAAGTCATCGACTTGCTGGTCCGCCAATCCCGCGCCGGCGTCACGGTGCGCCTGCTGATCGACGGCATCGGCGTGTACCTCGGCGGGCGGCCCGACCTCAAGCCGCTGTCGGCGGCCGGCGTGCGGGTGGCGCTGTTTGTCTCGCCTTTTCGCTCGCCGCTGCCCGGCCGCACCAACCTGCGCAACCACCGCAAGATGGTGATTGCCGATGGCCAGCGCATGTGGTCGGGCGGACGCAACCTGGCGGCCGAATATTTTGTCGGCGACCTGGCCTGCACGCCGCAAAAAATGCCCTGGATCGACCTGAGCTTTGACTTGCAAGGCGATCTGGCCCGGCAGGCGCAGCAGCGCTTCGACCTGGACTGGGCTTTTGCCACCCAGGCCCGCCGGCCGGCGCCGCCCCTGGCAGAGTTCGCGCCGCCCGCCGAGGCAGACGGGGCGCAACTGGTGGCCAGCGGCCCCGACCAGGCCGAGGACACGCTGTATTCGCTCTTGATTTCGAGCTGCTTCACGGCGCGCAGCCGCATCCTGGTCGTCACGCCTTACTTTGTTCCCGACGCCACGCTGCTGATGGCGCTGACGCTGGCAGCGCGGCGCGGCGTTGCTGTCGATCTGGTGCTGCCGCGCCAGTCCAACCACCGCCTGGCCGACATGGCGCGCCCGGCCGCCCTGCGGGACATGTCGGCGGCCGGCGCCCATGTCTGGCTGGCCGAGGCCATGATCCATGCCAAGGCCGTGGTGATCGACGGCGAGCTGGCGCTGGCGGGATCGGCCAACCTCGATGAGCGCAGCCTGTTCCTGAACTACGAGCTGATGATTGCCTTTTTCAAGCCTGCCGACGTGCAGCGCTTTGCCCGGTGGATCGAGCAGCAGCGCGCCGCCGCCACGCCTTACCAGGCGCACGCTCCGCGCGCCCTGCAGGAATTCGGCGAAGGCCTGATCCGCTGGCTGGCCTTTCAGCTGTGA
- a CDS encoding L-lactate permease, with protein sequence MMWQQIYDPFGNMFISTLLAAIPVVVMLVCLGFLHIKAHIAAGLGLIAAILVAVFAYGMPADMAGRAALYGGFTGLLPIGWIVLNIIFLQQLAEQNGSFKILQDSLSGITADRRLQLLLIAFCFGAFFEGAAGFGTPVAVTAGILIGLGFSPLAASGLSLIANTAPVAFGALGTPVITLAKVHGYDLMEVTAMIGRQLPLFSLMVPFWLIWAFAGRKAMMEIWPAILVTGLSFAIPQYLVSNFIGPELVDIIAAIVSMVSLVLFLRVWQPKKIWTSPSLKGHDVSAHEAKPPAPIVIHDRAALIRAWTPWVILSVFVFVWGLPPVKAWLNSIFAPSFPMAGLHNLIEKVPPVVPTPHKESAVYVLNLLSATGTGILISAIISALIMKYNPIEIAKTFFRTLWLVRYSLLTIVLMLALGTLTRYSGTDTTLGLAFANSGVFYPFFGTLMGWIGVAMTGSDTASNVLFGGMQRVAAEQLGLSPNLMGAANSSGGVMGKMIDAQSIVVASTATKWFNHEGDILRYVFIHSVVLACLVGLFVSLQAYVWPFTLMVVH encoded by the coding sequence ATCATGTGGCAGCAAATATACGACCCCTTTGGCAACATGTTCATCTCGACGCTGCTGGCCGCGATTCCGGTGGTGGTGATGCTGGTGTGCCTTGGCTTTCTTCACATCAAGGCGCATATCGCGGCCGGCCTGGGCCTGATCGCGGCCATTCTGGTGGCGGTGTTTGCCTACGGCATGCCGGCGGACATGGCCGGCCGGGCTGCCCTGTATGGCGGCTTCACCGGCTTGCTGCCGATTGGCTGGATCGTGCTGAACATCATCTTCTTGCAGCAGCTGGCCGAGCAGAACGGCAGCTTCAAGATACTGCAGGACTCGCTCTCGGGCATCACCGCCGACCGCCGGCTGCAGCTGCTGCTGATCGCCTTTTGCTTCGGCGCGTTTTTTGAAGGCGCTGCGGGCTTCGGCACGCCCGTGGCGGTGACCGCCGGCATTTTGATCGGCCTGGGCTTTTCGCCGCTGGCTGCGTCGGGCCTGTCGCTGATCGCCAACACCGCGCCGGTGGCCTTCGGCGCGCTGGGAACGCCGGTCATCACGCTGGCCAAGGTTCACGGCTACGACCTGATGGAAGTCACCGCCATGATCGGCCGCCAGCTGCCGCTGTTCTCGCTGATGGTGCCGTTCTGGCTGATCTGGGCGTTTGCCGGGCGCAAGGCGATGATGGAAATCTGGCCGGCCATTCTGGTGACCGGCCTGTCGTTCGCCATTCCGCAGTATTTGGTCAGCAATTTCATCGGCCCCGAGCTGGTGGACATCATCGCCGCCATCGTCTCCATGGTCTCGCTGGTGCTGTTCTTGCGCGTCTGGCAGCCCAAGAAAATCTGGACCTCGCCGTCGCTCAAGGGCCACGACGTCAGCGCGCATGAAGCCAAGCCACCAGCGCCCATCGTCATTCATGACCGCGCCGCGCTGATCCGCGCCTGGACGCCGTGGGTGATCTTGTCGGTGTTTGTCTTCGTCTGGGGCCTGCCGCCGGTCAAGGCCTGGCTCAACAGCATCTTCGCGCCCTCGTTCCCGATGGCCGGACTGCACAACCTGATCGAAAAAGTGCCGCCCGTGGTGCCGACACCGCACAAGGAATCGGCCGTTTACGTGCTCAACCTGCTCTCAGCCACGGGCACCGGCATCCTGATCTCGGCCATCATCAGCGCGCTGATCATGAAGTACAACCCGATTGAAATCGCCAAGACCTTTTTCCGCACGCTGTGGCTGGTGCGCTATTCGCTGCTGACGATTGTGCTGATGCTGGCGCTGGGCACGCTGACGCGCTACTCGGGCACCGACACGACGCTGGGCCTGGCGTTTGCCAACAGCGGCGTGTTCTATCCGTTCTTCGGCACGCTGATGGGCTGGATCGGCGTGGCGATGACCGGCTCGGACACCGCCTCGAACGTGCTGTTCGGCGGCATGCAGCGGGTGGCCGCAGAGCAGCTGGGCCTGTCGCCCAACCTGATGGGCGCGGCCAACAGCTCGGGCGGCGTGATGGGCAAGATGATCGACGCGCAGTCCATCGTCGTCGCCTCGACCGCCACCAAGTGGTTCAACCACGAAGGCGACATCCTGCGCTACGTGTTCATCCACTCCGTCGTGCTGGCCTGCCTGGTCGGCCTGTTTGTCAGCCTGCAGGCCTATGTCTGGCCGTTCACGCTGATGGTCGTGCATTAA
- a CDS encoding enoyl-CoA hydratase, giving the protein MTSNLQTPPDILTHVDAGVMTLTINRVARKNSITAAMYDAMADALESANHDTAVRAVVIQGHETIFSAGNDIGDFLNNPPATSDAPVFRFLRGISSFPKPIVASVCGPAVGIGTTMLLHCDLIYAGDNAAFSMPFVNLGLCPEAASSFLAVQLMGYPRAAEALLLGEPFMAETALEMGLINRIVPPAEANALAQRQALKLAAKPLASLLETKRLMKKGNAGMVAERMAEEGASFGRMLHEPAAREAFSAFMEKRRPDFSSL; this is encoded by the coding sequence ATGACTTCCAACCTTCAGACCCCCCCCGACATCCTGACCCATGTCGATGCCGGCGTGATGACCCTCACGATCAACCGCGTGGCGCGCAAGAACTCCATCACCGCCGCCATGTACGACGCCATGGCCGATGCGCTGGAGTCGGCCAACCACGACACGGCCGTGCGCGCCGTGGTCATCCAGGGCCATGAAACCATTTTTTCGGCCGGCAACGACATTGGCGATTTTTTGAACAATCCGCCCGCCACGTCCGACGCGCCGGTGTTTCGCTTCCTGCGCGGCATCAGCAGCTTTCCCAAGCCCATCGTCGCCAGCGTGTGCGGTCCGGCGGTCGGCATCGGCACCACGATGCTGCTGCACTGCGACCTGATTTATGCCGGCGACAACGCGGCGTTTTCCATGCCCTTCGTCAACCTGGGCCTGTGTCCCGAGGCGGCGTCGAGCTTTCTGGCCGTGCAACTGATGGGCTACCCGCGCGCCGCCGAGGCGCTGTTGCTGGGCGAGCCCTTCATGGCCGAGACGGCGCTGGAGATGGGGCTGATCAACCGCATCGTTCCGCCCGCCGAGGCCAATGCGCTGGCGCAGCGCCAGGCGCTCAAGCTGGCCGCCAAGCCGCTGGCCTCGCTGCTGGAAACCAAGCGCCTGATGAAAAAAGGAAACGCCGGCATGGTCGCCGAGCGCATGGCCGAAGAGGGCGCGAGCTTTGGCCGCATGCTGCACGAACCCGCCGCGCGCGAGGCCTTCAGCGCCTTCATGGAAAAGCGCCGGCCGGATTTTTCAAGCCTCTGA
- a CDS encoding acetyl-CoA C-acyltransferase, translated as MAKQVQEAYIVAATRTPIGRSHRGFFRNTRPDDLLVSVLKAALAQVPTLDPKAIEDIICGCAIPEGPQGLNIARIGAVLAGLPTSVGGITVNRFCASGLSAIQMAADRIRVGEADVMFAAGTESMSMVPMSGNSPSLSPAMFANDENVGIAYGMGLTAEKVAQQWKVSRAAQDQFAYESHMKALKAQQAGEFSAEITPVEVTDRTANLETGEVIATTRTVSLDEGARPDTTLEGLAKLKTPFAARGSVTAGNSSQTSDGAGALILASEKAVKEFGLKPLARFVSYAAKGVPPEIMGIGPIEAIPAALRYAGLTQNDIDWFELNEAFAAQSLAVINTLGLDPAKVNPMGGAIALGHPLGATGAIRAATVIHALHRHQLKYGMVTMCVGMGQGAAGIFERV; from the coding sequence ATGGCCAAACAAGTCCAGGAAGCCTACATCGTTGCCGCCACGCGCACGCCCATCGGGCGCTCGCACCGGGGATTTTTCCGCAATACCCGGCCCGACGACCTGCTGGTCAGCGTCCTCAAGGCCGCGCTGGCGCAGGTGCCGACGCTTGACCCGAAAGCCATTGAGGACATCATCTGCGGCTGCGCGATTCCCGAAGGCCCGCAGGGGCTGAACATCGCGCGCATCGGCGCGGTGCTGGCCGGCCTGCCGACCAGCGTGGGCGGCATCACCGTGAACCGTTTTTGCGCTTCGGGCCTGTCGGCCATCCAGATGGCCGCCGACCGCATCCGCGTCGGCGAGGCCGATGTGATGTTTGCCGCCGGCACCGAAAGCATGAGCATGGTGCCAATGTCGGGCAACTCGCCGTCGCTGTCGCCCGCCATGTTCGCCAACGACGAGAACGTCGGCATTGCCTACGGCATGGGCCTGACCGCCGAGAAGGTCGCGCAGCAATGGAAAGTCTCGCGCGCGGCACAGGATCAGTTTGCGTATGAATCCCACATGAAGGCGCTGAAAGCCCAGCAGGCCGGCGAGTTCAGCGCCGAGATCACGCCGGTCGAAGTGACTGACCGCACGGCCAACCTGGAAACCGGCGAAGTCATCGCCACCACGCGCACCGTGAGCCTTGATGAAGGCGCGCGCCCCGACACCACGCTCGAAGGCCTGGCCAAGCTGAAAACGCCGTTTGCCGCGCGCGGCTCGGTCACGGCCGGCAACAGTTCGCAAACCTCGGACGGCGCCGGCGCGCTGATCCTGGCCAGCGAAAAAGCGGTGAAGGAATTCGGCCTCAAGCCGCTGGCCCGCTTTGTCAGCTACGCCGCCAAGGGCGTGCCGCCCGAAATCATGGGCATCGGCCCAATCGAGGCCATCCCGGCCGCGCTGCGCTATGCCGGCTTGACGCAAAACGACATCGACTGGTTCGAGCTGAACGAAGCGTTTGCCGCGCAGTCGCTGGCGGTCATCAACACGCTGGGCCTGGACCCGGCGAAGGTCAACCCGATGGGCGGCGCGATTGCGCTGGGCCATCCGCTCGGCGCCACCGGGGCGATTCGCGCCGCCACGGTGATCCATGCGCTGCACCGCCATCAACTCAAATACGGCATGGTGACGATGTGCGTCGGCATGGGGCAGGGCGCGGCCGGCATCTTCGAGCGGGTCTGA
- a CDS encoding DUF4442 domain-containing protein, giving the protein MAEINTVNHPPNRLERQLDRLVDVPAFARTWYQGVVLRRAVPFTGTAGLDFLQMSRGRVEIGLKNEKKVQNHIGGIHASAMNLLAETATGMVVGMNVRDDCIPLAKELKMVFKKRATGAMRAVAVLTPAQQALMQASDKGEVTVAVTVTDEAGVEPVECEFTWAWTPSGPRNS; this is encoded by the coding sequence GTGGCCGAAATCAACACCGTCAATCACCCTCCCAACCGGCTGGAGCGCCAGCTGGACCGGCTTGTCGATGTGCCGGCGTTTGCACGCACCTGGTATCAAGGCGTGGTGCTGCGCCGTGCCGTGCCTTTCACCGGCACGGCGGGGCTGGACTTTCTGCAGATGAGCCGGGGGCGCGTCGAAATCGGCCTGAAGAACGAGAAGAAGGTCCAGAACCACATCGGCGGCATCCACGCGTCGGCCATGAACCTGCTGGCCGAAACCGCCACCGGCATGGTGGTCGGCATGAACGTGCGCGACGACTGCATTCCGCTGGCGAAGGAACTGAAGATGGTCTTTAAAAAGCGCGCCACGGGTGCGATGCGCGCGGTGGCCGTCCTCACGCCAGCGCAGCAAGCCCTGATGCAGGCCAGCGACAAGGGCGAAGTCACGGTAGCCGTCACCGTGACCGACGAGGCGGGCGTCGAGCCCGTCGAATGCGAATTTACATGGGCCTGGACGCCGTCCGGCCCCCGGAACAGCTAA
- a CDS encoding 3-hydroxyacyl-CoA dehydrogenase/enoyl-CoA hydratase family protein yields the protein MSSFQVKKVAVLGAGVMGAQIAAHLVNCRVPVVLFDLPARDGPKNGIVSKAIEGLKKLKPAPLGVVEDAALIQQANYEEHMDVLKECDLIIEAIAERMDWKTDLYHKIAPFVAEGAIVASNTSGLSITTLSEALPDSLKPRFCGIHFFNPPRYMALVELINTPTTEAAVLDDLEAFVTTALGKGVIRAHDTPNFIANRVGIAGMLATIHEADAFGLTYDVVDDLTGKKLGRASSGTFRTADVVGLDTMAHVIKTLQDNLGPVGSGKVEDPFSGIYGTPPVLARLLEAKSLGQKTGAGFYKKVGRDILRLDPESMDYVAGGAKADEVVGRMLKKPAGERLSLLRHAEGAEPRFLWAVLRDQFHYAAVHLASIAETARDIDFAMRWGFGAKQGPFELWQEAGWLQVANWIREDIEAGKALSTAPLPDWVFSGPVAEAGGVHTPEGSWSASGQKFIARRKLPVYARQHFPEDVLGANAPAFETAGTTLHEDDAIRLWTLDGANGEAGDVLIASIKTKMHAISPDVAEGLALGVELAEKGYKGLVIWSNHEMFSAGADLQSMLPAFMMGGAAMIEGVEAELQKVMLKLRYAAVPVVSAIRGLALGGGCEMAVYSARRVAAMESYIGLVEVGVGLVPGAGGLAYIARRAAENAAKSSNKDLLPFLLEGFTAAAMATVGTSALESRKLGYLLDSDVVVPNKDELLFVALNEARALHASGYRPPLRRLFPVAGRNGVATIKGQLVNMRDGGFISAHDFHIASLIAGVVCGGDVDAGTLVTEEYLMTLERKAFCALLEHPKTQERIMGMMSTGKPVRN from the coding sequence ATGTCAAGTTTCCAGGTCAAGAAAGTCGCCGTGCTCGGCGCGGGCGTGATGGGCGCGCAAATCGCCGCCCATCTGGTCAACTGCCGGGTGCCGGTGGTGCTGTTCGATCTGCCGGCCAGGGATGGCCCGAAAAACGGCATCGTCAGCAAGGCCATCGAGGGCCTGAAAAAGCTCAAGCCCGCGCCGCTCGGTGTGGTTGAAGATGCGGCGCTGATCCAGCAGGCCAACTATGAAGAACACATGGATGTTCTGAAAGAGTGCGACCTGATCATCGAGGCGATTGCCGAGCGCATGGACTGGAAGACTGATCTTTATCACAAGATCGCGCCTTTCGTGGCCGAAGGCGCCATCGTCGCCAGCAACACCTCGGGCCTGTCGATCACCACGCTCAGCGAGGCGCTGCCGGACAGCCTCAAGCCGCGCTTTTGCGGCATCCATTTCTTCAACCCGCCGCGCTACATGGCGCTGGTCGAGCTGATCAACACGCCGACGACCGAAGCCGCCGTGCTCGACGACCTGGAAGCCTTCGTGACGACCGCGCTGGGCAAGGGCGTGATCCGCGCGCACGACACGCCCAACTTCATCGCCAACCGCGTCGGCATCGCCGGCATGCTGGCGACCATCCATGAAGCCGATGCCTTCGGCCTGACGTATGACGTGGTGGATGATTTGACCGGCAAGAAGCTGGGCCGCGCCAGTTCGGGCACCTTCCGCACCGCCGACGTGGTCGGGCTGGACACGATGGCGCATGTGATCAAGACGCTGCAGGACAACCTCGGCCCCGTGGGAAGTGGCAAGGTCGAAGACCCGTTCTCAGGCATCTACGGCACGCCGCCGGTGCTGGCCCGGCTGCTGGAGGCCAAAAGCCTGGGCCAGAAGACCGGCGCTGGTTTCTACAAGAAGGTCGGCCGCGACATCCTGCGGCTGGACCCGGAAAGCATGGACTATGTGGCCGGCGGCGCCAAGGCCGACGAAGTGGTCGGCCGCATGCTGAAAAAGCCGGCCGGCGAGCGCCTGAGCCTGCTGCGCCATGCCGAAGGCGCGGAGCCGCGCTTTCTCTGGGCCGTGCTGCGCGACCAGTTCCACTACGCCGCCGTGCACCTCGCCAGCATCGCCGAAACCGCGCGCGACATCGACTTTGCGATGCGCTGGGGATTCGGCGCGAAGCAGGGGCCGTTCGAACTGTGGCAGGAAGCGGGCTGGCTGCAGGTGGCGAACTGGATCAGGGAAGACATCGAAGCCGGCAAGGCGCTGAGCACCGCGCCGCTGCCCGACTGGGTGTTCAGCGGGCCAGTGGCTGAAGCCGGCGGCGTGCACACGCCCGAAGGCTCGTGGAGCGCCTCTGGCCAGAAGTTCATTGCGCGCCGCAAGCTGCCGGTCTATGCGCGCCAGCATTTTCCCGAGGATGTGCTGGGCGCCAACGCGCCCGCGTTCGAGACCGCCGGCACGACGCTGCACGAGGACGATGCGATTCGCCTCTGGACGCTGGACGGCGCGAACGGCGAAGCAGGCGACGTGCTGATCGCCAGCATCAAGACCAAGATGCACGCCATCAGCCCCGACGTGGCCGAAGGCCTGGCGCTGGGCGTTGAGCTGGCCGAGAAAGGCTACAAGGGCCTGGTGATCTGGTCCAACCACGAGATGTTCTCGGCCGGCGCCGACCTGCAGTCGATGCTGCCGGCCTTCATGATGGGCGGCGCCGCGATGATCGAAGGCGTCGAGGCCGAATTGCAGAAGGTGATGCTCAAGCTGCGCTATGCGGCCGTGCCGGTGGTGTCGGCGATTCGCGGCCTCGCCCTGGGCGGCGGCTGCGAGATGGCGGTGTATTCGGCCAGACGCGTGGCGGCCATGGAGAGCTACATCGGCCTGGTCGAAGTCGGCGTGGGCCTGGTGCCCGGCGCGGGCGGGCTGGCCTATATTGCGCGCCGCGCCGCCGAGAACGCGGCCAAATCGAGCAACAAGGACTTGCTGCCCTTCCTGCTGGAGGGCTTCACCGCCGCCGCCATGGCGACGGTCGGCACCAGCGCGCTGGAAAGCCGCAAGCTGGGCTATTTGCTCGACAGCGACGTGGTCGTGCCGAACAAGGACGAACTGCTGTTCGTCGCGCTGAACGAAGCGCGCGCGCTCCACGCCTCGGGCTACCGCCCGCCGCTGCGCCGGCTGTTCCCGGTGGCCGGGCGCAACGGCGTGGCGACCATCAAGGGCCAGCTGGTCAATATGCGCGACGGCGGCTTCATCAGCGCGCACGACTTTCACATCGCCAGCCTGATCGCGGGCGTGGTCTGCGGCGGCGATGTCGATGCCGGCACGCTGGTCACCGAGGAATATTTGATGACCCTGGAGCGCAAGGCCTTCTGCGCGCTGCTGGAGCACCCAAAGACGCAGGAACGCATCATGGGCATGATGAGCACCGGCAAGCCTGTCCGCAACTGA